A window of bacterium genomic DNA:
CGATGACGGAGATCCTGACCACCCTCGGCGTCGCGCCCGAACTGATCGAACGGCTGCGCGAGGGCGTGCGCGAGGACGTGCGCCTGACCATCACCATCGACGGGATGGTGACGCACCTGACGGCCCGCACGGCGCGCATCCAGCTCGACGACGAGATGGCCATGGCCTATGTCTTCCGCGACATCACCAAGGTGGTGGAGGCCGAGCAGATGAAGGCCGACTTCCACAGCATGATCGCCCACGACCTGCGCTCGCCCATGTCGGTGATCCAGGGCTACGTCTCGCTCATGGCCACGGGCAAGACGGGGGAGATGAACGAGACCCAGGTCGAGTTCCTCGACAGCGTGAACCGCAAGATCACCGAAATGACGGCCTTGCTGAACGATTTCCTCGACATCAACAAGATCGATGCGGGCTTCGTGAACCTCAAGCGCGAGGACATGGACCTCGGCAATCTCTGCCGCGAGGTCCTCGATGACCTGGCGCCCATGGCGGCGGGTTCGGCGCTGCAGGTCGACCTGGAACTGCCCGACGCGGCCGTGGTCGTGCACGCCGACCCCCTGCGCATGACCCAGATCCTGCGCAACCTCGTCAGCAACGCCATCAAGTACAACCGCGAGGGCGGCTGGGTGCGCCTGTCGGTGGAGACGCGGGGCGAGACGGTCCGCGTGGCCGTCTCCGACGGCGGCATCGGCATGAGTGCCGACGAGCTGCGCGTCCTCTTCCAGCCCTACACGCGGGGCAAGTCCCAGCGCACCATCAAGGGCGTCGGGCTGGGCGTCGTCATCATCAAGAAGCTGGTCGAGGCCCACGGGGGCCAGATCGAGGTGCGCAGCGAGCCGGACAAGGGTTCGACGTTCCGCTTCACGCTGCCCCTGGTGACGGCCGCCGCCGACCGGGAGACGGCTGCGCCACCGGCTGTGGAGCCGGTCCCCGCGCCGGTCTGAGCCGGCCCCCGCCGGCGGGACGTCCCGCCCAGGTTTCACCCACCGCCTGCAACGGGATCTGACACGGCCGCCGGCCCACCGCCGGCGGCCGTGTCCTTTCGTTCCCGGCCGGAAGATCCTGCCGCCCGGCAGATCCTGCCGCCGCGTCCGCCCGTCGGGCGCCGATTCCCTCCCCGCACCCTCTCCGGTCCAGGGCGGCCCCCGGCACCCGGCGGCAATTCCTGCCGGTCCCGCCGCGGGGCGGATCGCCGGACCGGGGCACGGCGCTTGCCCCCCGGGCGATGGGGAACCGGGTCCGCGACGATCCGGGGAAAGGACGTTTCGACGTGATCCGCAGTCTGAATACCGCCGAGCGCGCCATGCAACTGGAGCAGGTGCGCATCGACGCCCTGGCCAACAACCTGGCCAACGTGAACACGACCGGGTTCAAGCAGATCCTGACCCGGGTGGCCCAGCCCGACGACCCCAATGGCGGTGGCGGGACGAATCCCGGCCAGCAGGTCCAGGCCCAGACCGGTGCCCGCCAGACGCCGGGCACCGGCAACTGGGCGCCCGTCACGCGCATGGACCTGACCCACGCCCTGGACAACCGGCGCGGGCCGGTGACCGCCACCGGTCGCGACACCGACATCGCCGTCATGGGCGACGGGTTCTTCGAGCTGGCAACGCCCGACGGGCCGGTCTACACCCGCGACGGGAGCTTCACGGTCAACGCCCAGCAGCAGCTGACGTCGGCGGACGGCAAGCTGGTCCAGGGCGAAGGTGGACCCATTACGTTGGACGGCAAGGACTTCGCGGTCGGCCCGGATGGAACCGTCACCGTCGACGGTCGGCCGGCCGGCCGGTTGAAGCTGGTGGAGTTCGACGATCCGACCCGCCTCGAGCACATGGGAGACGGCGTCGTGCGGGCGCCCGACTTCCTCGAGCCCAAGCCGGTGCCGCAGGACCGCGTCGTGGTGGCCCAGGGTCATCTCGAGGGCAGCAACGTGAACCCGATCGACACGCTGGTGGCCCTGATCACGGCCCAGCGGGCATTCGAGGTGCAGAGCAAGGTGATGAAGACCGAGGACGACCTGTTGAGCAAATCGGTGAACACGCTGCCGCGGGTGAACGCCTAGCGGCCCGGGCCCGCGAAAGGAATAGGACATGATCCGAGCCATGGGAACCGCCGCGTCCGGCATGAAGGCGCAGCAGATGAACATCGACACGATCGCCAACAACCTGGCGAACGTGAACACCACCGGCTACAAGAAGAGCCACCCCGAATTCCAGGACCTGCTCTACGAGAAGGTGCTGCCCGGGGGGCAGGTCGACGCCGAGGGCCGCGCCGCGCCGACGCGCGTCGAGGTCGGTCACGGAGTGAAGCTGGTGGCCACGAACAAGAACTTCAGCCAGGGCACGGTCGTGCAGACGGGCAACGCCCTGGACCTGATGATCGAGGGCGACGGCTTCTTCCAGGTGCGGATGCCCGACGGCACCATCAAGTACACGCGCGACGGCAGCTTCAAGCTCGACGCCGACCGCAGCGTGGTGACTTCGGCCGGCTACCGCCTCGAGCCCGAGGTGACGGTGCCCGAGGACGCCATCGAGCTGTCGGTGAGCCGGGACGGCATCATCGCGGTGATGGTCGCGGGCGACGACGCCAACATCCAGGAGATCGGCCAGCTCGAACTGGCGCGCTTTCCGAACGCGGCGGGCCTGACGTCCCGCGGCGGCAACATCTTCGGCGAGTCGCCGGCCAGCGGTGCGCCCCTCCTCGGCACGCCCGGCCTCGAAGGGATGGGTGAGACCACCAGCGGCTTCCTCGAGATGAGCAACGTCGAGACGGTGGACGAGCTGGTCAACATGATCTCGGCCCAGCGGGCCTACGAGCTGAACTCCAAGACCATCGCCATGGCGGACGAGATGCTCCAGACCGTGAACAGTCTCAAGAGGTAGAGGATTGAACCGTAACGGGCACAACGTTTTGGCGATCACGGTGGTGGGCTGCGCGGTGCTCTGTGCCGCCGTCCCGGCAGCGGCTTCGCCTTGGCGCCTGGTGTTGCCCGATACGGTGGAGATCAGCGGCGGTTCGGCCTGGCTGCGCGACGTGGCCCGGGGGCCGGTGCCGGCCGCGGCGGGCGAGGTCCTGCTTCACGCCGGTGCGGCGCCCAACACCTCGGTCATGGTTTCGCGGCGCATGATCCTGCGCCGCCTGGTGAGCGCCGGCCTCGGCGGCGGGGTCAGCTTCGGCGGGGCCGAGGCGACGTGCCTGGTCTTCCAGGGGCGGGAACTCGACGGCCGCACGGTGGCGGTGACACTGCGGCGGGAGCTCCAGGCCCTGGTGCCCAAGCCGGTGCCCGGGGCGCCGGACTCGTGGCTCGACGTGGAGATTCCGGAGATGCGGCTGGCCGCGGTGGGCGACTGGCAGCTGCACCTCAAGCGCAGCGAGCGCCTGACGCCCGGCCGCAACCTGGTGCCGGTCCAGCTGGAGGCCGGCCCGCACCGGGAGGCCTTCACGGCCTCGGTGGTGCTGCACAGCTTCGACGAGACGGCCCGGGCGGTGCGCGGCATCGACCGCGACACGCCCCTGGCCGAGGCCCAGTTCGCCTGGGAGTGGCAGGACCTGTCGGCGCTGCCGGCCGGCGTCGCGGCGGGGCGGCTGCTGCTCGCCGGGGCGAGCGCGACGCGCAGCATCGCCGCGGGCGACCTGCTGCGGCTGGCGGACGTGAAGGAGACTCCGGCCATTCTGGCCGGCGACGAGGTGGAACTGATGGTGGTGCGCGGCCAGGTGGCCGTGTCGGTGCGGGCCACGGCCCGCCAACCCGGCTGCGTGGGGCAGACGATTCCCGTGCGCAGCGAACTGACCGGACGGCTGGTGAATGCCCGCGTGACGGGACCCGGCCTCGTGGAATGGAGACGATGAGACCATGGCGGAACTGAAACATCTCCTGCGCACCAGCCCCGTGGCGCGCGCCTGCGCGGTGGTGGCCGTGCTCGCGGCTCTCGGGCCGCTGGTGGGCCGGGCGGCGGCCAAGACGCCCCTGGTGGACTTCGAGAGCGGTCAGTCCCTCTTCACGAACATGAAGGCGCACCGCGTGGGCGACCTGATCACCATCCTGATCACCGAGGAGAGCTCGGCCAAGGCCGCGGCCAAGACCAAGGCCGACAACAAGAGCGAGACCTCGGGCGGCCCCGGCCTCGGCGTGCTGAACTTCATCAAGCCGTGGGACATGAGCGTGGAGAACAAGTACAAGGGCGACGGCGACACCCAGCGCAAGGGCAGCCTGCAGGCCGAGATCACCGCGCGCATCACCGAGGTGCTGCACAACGGCGACTTCCGTCTCGAGGGCACCCGCATGATCAACATCAACGGCGAGAAGCAGTTGATCGAGATCACGGGCGTGTGCCGCGGCCGCGACATCGCGCCGGACAACACGATCCTCAGCACCTTCATCTCCGACGCCCAGATCGCCTACAACGGTTCGGGCATCGTCAACGACACCAGCGAACCGGGTGTCGTGACCAAGATCCTCAACTGGCTGTTCTAGGAGGCCCGCATGAGCACGCGTACGCAGAGATATCTTCCGCTCCCGGTGCTGCTGGCGGTGGTGCTCGCCGGCGCGGCGCCGATGGGGGCGGCCGGCGCGGACCTGTCCCGCATCAAGGACCTGGCCTACCTCGAGGGCACCACCGACGAACCGCTGGTGGGCTACGGTCTGGTCGTGGGCCTGAACGGCACCGGTGACAGCCCGAGCGCCGAGAACACGAGCAATTCCATCGCGACCATGCTCGAGGCCCTGGACGTGACGGTCGATCCGGCCGACCTGAAGGCGAAGAACGTGGCCGCGGTGATCGTCACGGCCGAACTCGACCCCAACCTGAGCGTGGGGGCCCGCATCGACGTCAAGGTGAACAGCCTGAACGACGCCTCGAGCCTCGAGGGCGGCCATCTCGTGATGACGCCCCTGCACGCCGTCGACGGCACCATCTGCGTGCTGGCCCAGGGTTCGGTGTCCATCGGCGGCTTCAACGTCAAGAGCGGCGCCAACAACAGCTTCCGGAAGAACCACACCCAGGCGGGCGTGGTCTCCAACGGCGGCACCGTGAAAGTGCCCCTCGGCGGCGAGTTCATGCAGGGCAACACGTTCAACTGGCTGCTGAACAGTCCGGACTTCACGACGGCGGCGGAGGTCGCGAAGTCGATCAACGCGGAGTACGGTCCGGGCATCGCGAAGGCCAAGGACGCCCAGCGCATCGAGGTGGCCCTGCCGGCCCGCTTCGCCGACGACCCGGTGGGCTTCATCGCCGGCATGAGCGCCCTGAGGGCGGCCAGCGACGCGGTGGCCCGCGTGGTCCTGAACGAGCGCACCGGCACCATCATCGTCGGCAAGAACGTGCGCCTGAAGGAGGCCGCGGTCGCCCACGGCACCCTCAAGGTCGTCGTGAGCACCTACTACGACGTGAGCCAGCCCAGCAGCTTCAGC
This region includes:
- a CDS encoding hybrid sensor histidine kinase/response regulator; this translates as MAEAKERTILVVDDSPPTCLYLKRVLEKRGYEVLTAGDGATGARMAMENLPDLILLDKEMPGMHGFDVSRILRRHQDTRGIPILMISSEDKTSEKIMGLDMGADDFITKGINGEELYSKIRAFLRIKDLQDKLRHQSDKLNQIFRFLHEPVAICSHDDKVLLSSQVFLSLLRMPREVAQFKSMTEILTTLGVAPELIERLREGVREDVRLTITIDGMVTHLTARTARIQLDDEMAMAYVFRDITKVVEAEQMKADFHSMIAHDLRSPMSVIQGYVSLMATGKTGEMNETQVEFLDSVNRKITEMTALLNDFLDINKIDAGFVNLKREDMDLGNLCREVLDDLAPMAAGSALQVDLELPDAAVVVHADPLRMTQILRNLVSNAIKYNREGGWVRLSVETRGETVRVAVSDGGIGMSADELRVLFQPYTRGKSQRTIKGVGLGVVIIKKLVEAHGGQIEVRSEPDKGSTFRFTLPLVTAAADRETAAPPAVEPVPAPV
- a CDS encoding flagellar hook-basal body protein gives rise to the protein MIRSLNTAERAMQLEQVRIDALANNLANVNTTGFKQILTRVAQPDDPNGGGGTNPGQQVQAQTGARQTPGTGNWAPVTRMDLTHALDNRRGPVTATGRDTDIAVMGDGFFELATPDGPVYTRDGSFTVNAQQQLTSADGKLVQGEGGPITLDGKDFAVGPDGTVTVDGRPAGRLKLVEFDDPTRLEHMGDGVVRAPDFLEPKPVPQDRVVVAQGHLEGSNVNPIDTLVALITAQRAFEVQSKVMKTEDDLLSKSVNTLPRVNA
- the flgG gene encoding flagellar basal-body rod protein FlgG; amino-acid sequence: MIRAMGTAASGMKAQQMNIDTIANNLANVNTTGYKKSHPEFQDLLYEKVLPGGQVDAEGRAAPTRVEVGHGVKLVATNKNFSQGTVVQTGNALDLMIEGDGFFQVRMPDGTIKYTRDGSFKLDADRSVVTSAGYRLEPEVTVPEDAIELSVSRDGIIAVMVAGDDANIQEIGQLELARFPNAAGLTSRGGNIFGESPASGAPLLGTPGLEGMGETTSGFLEMSNVETVDELVNMISAQRAYELNSKTIAMADEMLQTVNSLKR
- the flgA gene encoding flagellar basal body P-ring formation protein FlgA → MNRNGHNVLAITVVGCAVLCAAVPAAASPWRLVLPDTVEISGGSAWLRDVARGPVPAAAGEVLLHAGAAPNTSVMVSRRMILRRLVSAGLGGGVSFGGAEATCLVFQGRELDGRTVAVTLRRELQALVPKPVPGAPDSWLDVEIPEMRLAAVGDWQLHLKRSERLTPGRNLVPVQLEAGPHREAFTASVVLHSFDETARAVRGIDRDTPLAEAQFAWEWQDLSALPAGVAAGRLLLAGASATRSIAAGDLLRLADVKETPAILAGDEVELMVVRGQVAVSVRATARQPGCVGQTIPVRSELTGRLVNARVTGPGLVEWRR
- a CDS encoding flagellar basal body L-ring protein FlgH, translated to MAELKHLLRTSPVARACAVVAVLAALGPLVGRAAAKTPLVDFESGQSLFTNMKAHRVGDLITILITEESSAKAAAKTKADNKSETSGGPGLGVLNFIKPWDMSVENKYKGDGDTQRKGSLQAEITARITEVLHNGDFRLEGTRMININGEKQLIEITGVCRGRDIAPDNTILSTFISDAQIAYNGSGIVNDTSEPGVVTKILNWLF
- a CDS encoding flagellar basal body P-ring protein FlgI; amino-acid sequence: MSTRTQRYLPLPVLLAVVLAGAAPMGAAGADLSRIKDLAYLEGTTDEPLVGYGLVVGLNGTGDSPSAENTSNSIATMLEALDVTVDPADLKAKNVAAVIVTAELDPNLSVGARIDVKVNSLNDASSLEGGHLVMTPLHAVDGTICVLAQGSVSIGGFNVKSGANNSFRKNHTQAGVVSNGGTVKVPLGGEFMQGNTFNWLLNSPDFTTAAEVAKSINAEYGPGIAKAKDAQRIEVALPARFADDPVGFIAGMSALRAASDAVARVVLNERTGTIIVGKNVRLKEAAVAHGTLKVVVSTYYDVSQPSSFSRTGETVIVPEVNTDVQDREAQVLRVPDTSTVADVVGVLNDIGASPRDIIAILEALKRAGSLQAELVLM